One Symphalangus syndactylus isolate Jambi chromosome 9, NHGRI_mSymSyn1-v2.1_pri, whole genome shotgun sequence DNA segment encodes these proteins:
- the LOC129490441 gene encoding uncharacterized protein produces the protein MGSAGRTESGRPACKPRPVRGLAPGPAAAVLNFSAGLSCLAARQGSGPAAPPCLSLPQLHGLLCARASPTSAAPYSTAPNPIIHPRAAARRRTGRQLHLPARPRTHREERNNCRHAALRAVTLTAKVHSFTPESARPRTHQKEETPKTFKHQKEQTPDTPPLRTVTLTARVRGFILQVSETKNPPIPDTVSPHTLPPSPKDAHEIWCCDSDRGTSLGRSIPCPPALCSMKKIHLRSSDPPAQGTSHQF, from the exons atgggctcagCTGGCCGCACTGAGAGCGGCAGGCCAGCCTGCAAGCCCCGgccagtgaggggcttagcacctgggccagcagctgctgtgcttaATTTCTCagcgggccttagctgcctcgcTGCGAGGCAGGGCTCTGGACCTGCAGCAcccccatgcctgagcctcccccaacTCCATGGGCTCCTATGTGCCAGAGCCTCCCCTACGAGCGCTGCCCCCTACTCCACTGCGCCCAATCCCATCATCCACCCAAGGGCTGCAGCACgacgcaggactggcaggcagctccacct gccagcaagaccacgaacccatcgGGAGGAACGGAACAACTGTAGacatgccgccttaagagctgtaacactcactgcgaaggtccacAGCTTCACCCCtgagtcagcgagaccacgaacccaccagaaggaagaaactccaaagacattcaaacatcagaaggaacaaactccggacacgccacctttaagaactgtaacactcactgcgagggtccgcggcttcattcttcaagtcagtgagaccaagaatccaccaattccggacacagtatcTCCCCatacccttcctccttccccaaa ggacgcgcatgaaatttggtgctgtgactcagatcgggggacctcccttgggagatcaatcccctgtcctcctgctctttgctccatgaaaaagatccacctcaggtcctcagacccaccagcccaaggaacatctcaccaattttaa